In Zingiber officinale cultivar Zhangliang chromosome 1A, Zo_v1.1, whole genome shotgun sequence, a genomic segment contains:
- the LOC122039052 gene encoding uncharacterized protein LOC122039052, translating into MMDSVLHEVIAKRKTGLAFAIVALPDASNHRILRHQNYYDDTPLHIAAEIGDSKVAKALLERDGSLAHKKNKKGETPLHKAVQFGHLDVFKIIIDAGGDEMASVRTGDGSTILHYAIMHDQTEEALAIAKKFPDLILSRNAGGASPLQIMAAFYKKSSKPHQTLISHLYASCIEEGGVKSDEESGNRDGQSRGNWWSRLPGWGKCWIVQVINNLRRRKVKEREETSKHEELLKQLVRNEDFGFYLKGFIPQTSNYHSAGDRGSLMRNVSSIDTADHLYEVMRELVKSASRPSDDEVSEASDRRIWEESPLITGVKFGLDDFVIKILQLSPRSATYVGYDGMNVLQAAVKYHRRHVVLAIKEDKRLPTWLFTDLESDTMNTLLHIAASGNNLKKEIMVDPLRLHDELEWFEMLEKIVPKELLNYRNKGQKTAQEVFDEKHKEMLKDCRTELVDIGRTCAPLVAAAVFTSSFYIPGENNRENNRLAFKIFSRVYVVGFSCATTALVLYLLLMVMPYTQRDFRRVVPLNYLMASILLTMSLSTFSIAFACNMYMQIYGNNRKSYADLATLMLELLVVPFIYGFAHLFCGGSGAFWRACLFLKRLAR; encoded by the exons ATGATGGACTCGGTGCTCCACGAAGTGATCGCCAAGAGGAAGACCGGCCTGGCCTTCGCCATCGTCGCCCTTCCAGATGCATCGAACCACAGAATTCTCCGCCACCAGAACTACTACGACGACACGCCGCTGCACATTGCGGCCGAGATCGGTGACAGCAAAGTTGCGAAGGCCTTGTTAGAGAGGGACGGAAGCCTCGCGCACAAGAAGAACAA GAAGGGGGAGACGCCGCTGCACAAGGCGGTGCAGTTCGGCCACCTGGACGTGTTCAAGATCATCATCGATGCGGGAGGCGACGAAATGGCCTCCGTTCGCACCGGCGACGGCTCCACTATCTTGCACTACGCCATCATGCACGACCAGACAG AGGAAGCTTTGGCCATCGCAAAGAAATTTCCAGACTTGATACTGTCACGAAACGCCGGCGGGGCCTCCCCGTTACAAATAATGGCGGCCTTTTACAAAAAATCATCCAAACCTCATCAAACTTTGATTTCTCACCTTTACGCCAGCTGTATCGAGGAAGGAGGAGTAAAATCAGATGAAGAAAGTGGCAACAGAGAC GGACAAAGCAGAGGAAATTGGTGGTCGCGCTTGCCAG GGTGGGGAAAATGTTGGATCGTCCAAGTGATTAACAATCTAC GAAGAAGAAAGGTGAAAGAGAGAGAGGAGACGTCAAAGCACGAGGAGCTCCTGAAACAGTTAGTCCGGAACGAAGACTTCGGATTCTACCTCAAGGGATTCATACCTCAAACATCAAACTACCATTCCGCCGGAGATAGAGGAAGCCTTATGAGGAACGTCTCGAGCATTGATACCGCTGATCATCTGTACGAGGTGATGCGGGAGCTCGTGAAGAGTGCAAGCAGGCCGTCGGACGACGAGGTGTCGGAAGCGAGCGATAGGAGGATATGGGAGGAGTCTCCGCTGATCACCGGCGTCAAGTTCGGCCTCGACGACTTCGTGATCAAAATCCTCCAATTGAGCCCACGGTCGGCCACCTACGTCGGTTACGACGGCATGAACGTGCTCCAGGCCGCCGTCAAGTATCACCGGAGGCACGTCGTGCTGGCCATCAAAGAGGACAAGCGGCTGCCGACGTGGTTGTTCACCGATCTGGAGTCTGACACCATGAACACCCTTCTCCATATCGCAGCTTCCGGCAATAACCTCAAGAAGGAAATAATGGTCGACCCCCTGCGCCTGCACGATGAACTCGAATGGTTTGAG ATGCTGGAAAAGATCGTTCCTAAAGAGCTGTTGAACTACCGAAACAAAGGACAGAAGACTGCCCAGGAGGTGTTCGACGAGAAACACAAGGAGATGCTGAAGGACTGCAGGACGGAGCTGGTGGACATTGGCCGGACCTGCGCCCCGCTGGTGGCGGCGGCGGTGTTCACCTCCAGTTTCTACATCCCCGGCGAGAACAACCGGGAGAACAACCGACTGGCCTTCAAGATCTTCTCCCGCGTGTACGTCGTGGGCTTCTCCTGCGCCACCACCGCGCTGGTCCTGTACCTGCTGCTGATGGTGATGCCGTACACGCAGCGGGACTTCCGGCGGGTGGTGCCGTTGAACTATCTGATGGCGAGCATCTTGCTGACCATGTCCCTGTCCACCTTCAGCATCGCCTTCGCCTGCAACATGTACATGCAAATCTACGGCAATAATAGGAAGTCCTACGCTGACTTGGCGACGCTGATGCTCGAGCTCCTCGTCGTTCCCTTCATCTACGGCTTTGCGCACTTATTCTGTGGAGGCAGTGGAGCCTTTTGGAGAGCTTGTTTATTCCTTAAACGTCTCGCcaggtaa